Within Stella humosa, the genomic segment CCGCGATCGTCATTCCGATCGCCGCGGTCACCGTCGTGGCCGAGCTGGTGGATGCCTTCAAGCCGCGCTGGTATCACGCGGTGCCGGCCATGCGGCGGGCGGCGCTGGCCGCAGGCCTGCTGCTGCCCGTCGCCATCCTGTGGTCGGCGCCCGACGGCGACATCTACGCGCCCGACCGCATCTTCTCGGTCGACGGGCCGTGGAACCTGGGCTTCCTGGAGATGCTCGACCGCCGCTTCCTCAGCTACGTGGCCGAGGTGCCGGATGTCTATCTGCAATCCTACGACGCGCCGCTGTGGGTCAGGATCGCGATATCCCTGCATGGCCTGCTGGTCCTGGCCGCACTGCTGCTGCCGTTCCGCATCTGGCCCCCGCGCGAGGCGGCGCGGGCCTCGGCCTGCGGCCTGCTGATCATCGCGATGGCGACGCTGGTGGCGCTCTATGCGGTCTGCACCAGCTATTGGCTGCTGCACCAGTTCAGCTTCTGGATCGTGGCCGCGGCAGGGCTGCTGTTCCAGCGCTTTCGCCTGCATCGCGACCATCGTGCGCGCGGCCACTAGCCGGCCGCGCCGCCGTCAATCGACCTTGATCGAGCGATACCACCGCCGCGACCGCACGATGAGGCCGGCCCGCTTGGGCTTCCAGTCGTTGTTTTCCATGATCATCTTCACCCGCCGGCGGATCTCGGTCTCGCTCAGCGAATTCTCGGCCTGCAGGCGATAGAAGGCGACCGCTTGCTCGAACTCGCCCTTGCGGATCTTGTTGCGGCGCTTGGTGGCGAACCCGCGCAGGATGGCCGTGGCCGCGCTGTCGACATCGCGCTCCAGGGTGACCGCCATCTCGTCGGCGACGCCACGCACGATGTTGCGGCTGTCGGCCAGGCTCATGTCATAGCGGTTCAACCCCTCCTCGAGCAGCTTGATCTCCTGCTCGCGGGTGATGAACTTGGCCTTCTGCGCATGCAGCCGCACGAGGTCGGCGAAGCGCTTCTTGCCGGTGTCCGAAGACGTCGCCACGCTACCGTCCATCGTTCCCCCCGTGGCCCCCGCCAAGCGGGCCGGCGCCGCGCGCATGCGGGCGATCGGCCTGTTGCCGGGAGCCGAAACCCATGCAGCCCCACCTATGCGATTTGTATACCATCCGGGGCCCAGATGTCGACTATCCGGGCGCGGGCCAGCCGATGGCGCACCATGCTATCCTCGCGCCGTCCCCGGGGGAGGAGCATGGTGGTCGAGCGTTCGCGGCGGAGTAGCTGGCGTTGGTGGCCGCCGGGCGGACGTTCGTCAGGCGGGCGGGCCCCCAGGGTGCGACGACCGCCGCCGCCGGCCGGCCCGCATCCGATCCTGGAGGCGCATGGCTGGGGCGGCCTGGTGGCACTGCATGCCGACCGGATCGAGATCCGCCGAGTCGGCTTCCTGCACGTCGTCATGGATCTGCTGCCGCTGCATATCCCGCGCGTCGATTCGTCGATCTTCCTCGACACCATCACCGCCATCGAGGTGGTCCGGCCGCTGACGATGGTGGAGTTCGTGCGCTTCAGCTATGCCGGCAACCCGGAAGGCTCGCACAGCTACTGGGCGGCGGCCTTCGCCGACAATGCCGTAATGATGAACCTGCTCGACAATCGCGGCTTCTACCGCCTGATCGAGGCCGCCAATGCGCTCCGCCGCGGCCAGCCGATCCCCGAGACGCTGATCCCGATGGGATGATGCCTGGGGTATCAGGCTATCGGGCGGGCGGTGCGGTCGGGGCCGGCATCGGTGCCAGCGCCAGCAGCTCCCAGCCATAGCCTTCGTAGCCTGCCAGCACGTCCCGATCGCGGGATTTCCAGCAGGCCGCGATCGACCGGCCGGGCAGCCAGGGGCCACCCTGCTCCGCCAGCAGGTGGCCCAACTGGGGCAGGTCGGCGCAGGCGCGCTGCCACAGCGTCTCGGCCAGCTTCGGCTGGCGGACCGCCTCGGCGTTGAAGGCGGCGGTCGCATAGACGCTGCCGCGCAGCATGCGCATGGCCTTGGGTTGCAGCCAGGTCTTGCCGGCCAGCGCGCTCTCCGCCTCGCGGGCCAGGGCCAGGGACGGCAGGTGGCGGCCGCGCAGCAGGTTCACCAGCGCCAGGTTGGCCTGGGCCGCGACCATGCCGGGGTCGCGGGCGAGCGCCCGCTTCAGCAGCATCTCGGCCCGCTCCATGTCGCCGATGCGAAAGGCGACCACCGCTTCCAGGTGGGTCAGTTCGGCATCGTCGCGGGGGGGCGCGCCGTCGACCTCCTGCGGCCGCTCGGCCAGTTCGGCCGCCAGTCGCTGCAGGCCGAGGATGCCGGTCGCGGGCTTGGCTTCGCCGACGGGGCCGCCCGGCGCCTTGCCGTCCAGCGCCCTGCCGTCCAGCGCCTTGCCGTCCAGCCCCTTGCCCCCCGCGTCCTTGCCGTCCGGCCTCTGCCGGGTCATTCGGGCCTGGGCCAGCCGGGCGTGGTAGGCGTCGATCATCAGGGCGGCGCGCATGGCGACGTCGCCCAGGAATTCCTGCGGCTGCCGGCCGCCGGCCTGGGTCGCGAACTCGAAGAAGGCGCCGCTCGGCCGGCTGCCGAAGCCGATCGCGCGAATGTCGTCGCCGGCCGGCAGCAGATAGATCTCCAGCCCCAGCGGGTCGACCTGGAACAGGTTCTGCAGCGCCGCCCGCAGCTTGTCGGCCCCCAGCGGCTCGGCCAGCGCGCTCGTCACCGATGCCTCGCCCGCCGCCCGCACTGCCACGTTCTTGACGGTCGATTCGTGGCGGAACATCCGCTTCATCTCGAAGGCGAAGTAGTTCTCGACATACTGGCGCGTGTAGCCGGAGCGCCGGACATCCTCGTGCAGCTCGACCCGCAGGCTATAGGAATCGGCATAGATGACGCTGTCGGCCGTGAATACCGACAGGCCGAAAAGCAAGGCGTAGCCGAGCGTGGTGAGGTCCATGGCCCGTCATCCGAACCGGCCTGACGGTGGCCCGGGGCCTATCCCCCGGCGACGGCGGCCGACGCCAGCGCAATCTACCATCGACGCGGCCGGCGCGCGAAACCTATGGTCGCAGCCTAATCGTGCGGGGACGAGGGGATGGCCATGATCATCGACTACTACATGTCGCACAACTCGCCCTGGGCCTATCTCGGGTCCCGGCGCTTCGCTGACATCGCGGCGCGGGCCGGGGCCACGGTCCAGGTCCGGCCGGTCGATTTCGGCCGCATCTTCCCACAGTCCGGCGGCTTGCCGCTGCCCAAGCGGGCGCCCCAGCGCCAGGCCTATCGCTTGGTCGAGCTCGGCCGCTGGAGCAGCCACCTGGGCGTGCCGCTGACCCTGCATCCCAAGGCCTTCCCGTCGCCCGAGGGCGCGCGGGTGGGGATGGTGCTGGCGCTGCGGGAAAGTGCGGGGGATGCCGCCGCCATGCGCCTGTCGCATGGTTTCATGGCGGCCCTTTGGGCCGACGACGCCGACGTGAACGATCCGGCCGTCCTGGACCAGGTGGCGTCGCGGCTCGGCTTCGACGGCCCGGCGCTCCGTGCCCGCGGCCAGGAGCCGGCGATCGCGGCCCTGTTCGAGGCGGATACCGAGCGCGCGATCGCGGCCGGCGTCTTCGGCGCGCCGTCCTACGTCGTGGACGGTGAAATATTCTGGGGCCAGGACCGGCTGGAATTTCTGGCAAGGCGGCTCGGCGCGTGAATCTCTCAATTTGAGAGAGTGACCGTTGCAATTCGCGTCAGTCGATCCGACAACCGCTCCAAAGGTCCAGGCGGCGCGCGCCATCGGCTGACGCATTTCGTTCGATTTACCAATGGCTTGGGATCTTCCTGCCGCGCCGTCCGGGCTGGCGCGTCGATTGCTTCGAGGGGCGCGAGCTGTGGCGCGCACGACGGGGCGCGGATGGCGACCGCCGGCAATGCCCCACGGTCGCCATCTTGCCGCCGGATTTCTCCTGCGTCCTGCATGGGGCTCGGTCTCTAGCGGTCGGGGGTGGTCTTGGGCGAATTCGGTCATCGGTTGCCCGGTGAGGGCGCGGCGCGGAACGTCGCCGGCGCCATGCGCAAGACGGTAGCGCTCCTCGATGAATCGGCCGAGATGCTGGACCGGCTGGCCGCCCTGGCGGCGACCGACGTGGCCCTCGACCTGACCCGGCATGCCGCCGCCGTTCGGGCCATCCGGCGACAGGTGGCTGGCCCGCCGGCAGACCAGTGGCATCTTGATGGCGCCGACAGCCAGGATTTTCGCGGCGAAGTCGGCGCCGCCGATTGATCGGGTCGGGGTCGATTTCCCCGTCTCTCTATAACCCCCTCTCTATAACCCCCGTCTCTCAATTTGATAAACAAAGGCTGATTGGGCCGGTACAGTCGATCCACTAAAAGTTGAGGCTCGCTCCTGGATGGCCGCATCGTCGGCGATCGTCGGGCGTGCGCTTCTCGAGGTGAGATCGGGTGCCAGACCGCGAGGCCCATCGCCCGCCCCGACCGTCCGACCGGCTGCCGCCCAGGCTTGCCGGGCGGCGCAGCACGGTCTGGGTGGCGGCTGCCGGGGTGGGCCTGGTGATCGTCGCGATCTGGGTGGCGATCCTGGCCGAGAGCAGGCAGGCCCACCGCCGCGAACTGGACTATGGCGGCAGCATCGTCGGCAACCTGGCGATCGCGTTTGCCGCCCATGTCGACCGCACGCTCCTTGGCATCGACCAGTCGCTGCTGGCGATCCGCGACGAGATGGAGCGGACGCCGGCCGGGCTGGATTTCGCCGCCGCCGTCGCCGGTGCGCCGGCCTTGCGCAACATCGACGTGGCGATCGTCGAGCTCGACCGGGAGGGGTTCCTGGTCGGCAGCAATCGCGGCCCGGCGGGCCAACCGACCAGCATGGCCGATTATTTCTTCTTTGCCGCGCACCAGTCCGGCGGCGACCGGCTGGTGGTGGGCGAACCGATCGTCAGCCCGATCACCCTGCGCTGCAATTTCTTCGCATCCCGCCCCATCCTCGACCGCAGCGGCCGGCAGACCGGCGTACTGGCGGTGTCGATCTCTCCCGGCTACCTGATCGACCTGTTCAACAGCGTCTCGCTCGGGGACAACGGGGCGGTGGCGTTGATCGGCGATTCCGGCATCGTCTGGGCGCGCGCCGGCAGCGCCCGGCCGGGCTGCGGGCGGCGGATGCAGGACCTGCCGGGCATGGTCACCGCCTATCGGCTGAACCAGGGCCTGCTCAGCGTGCCGAGCCCCCTCGACGGGGTGGAGCGGCTGGTCGGCTTCCACCGGGTGTCCGACCTGCCGCTGCAGGTGTTCGTCGGCATGGCCATGGGCGATGTGCTGGCCGACGCGCGGCGCGAAACCCTGCGCTATGTGGCGTTCGGCCTCGTCCTGACCGTGCTGCTGCTGGGCGGGATGACCTTCGTCGTCCGCGAGATGGCGCGGCGGCAGCGCATCCAGGCAACGCTCCGGCGCCTCAACCAGCGGCTGGTGGAGTCGCGCCGGATGGCCGAGGCCCGCAGCGATGAAATGGCCGCGGCGGTCATGCATGGCCGCGACGGCATCAGCATCTTCGATGCCGACCGGCGGCTCGTGCTGTCGAACTATGTCCATCGCCGTCTGCTGGGCTATCCAGAGGCGCTGGCCCGGCCCGGCACCCCGGCCTTGGAGCACATGCGCTTCCAGGCGGTCCGCGGCGATTTCGGCCCGACCGACGATGCCGAGGCCGAGGCCCAGCGGCAGTATCAGCAGTTCCGGACCGACACGCGCCTGCACTTCGAGCGGGTGTTTCCGGACGGCCGGCATATCCTCTACCGGCGGGCCATCACCCCGGCCGGCAGCATCGTCACCGTCTATCGCGACGTGACGGAGGAACGGCGCCAGGTCGCCGAGCTGCGCCAGGCGCGCACGGCGGCTGTCGTGGCGGCCGAGCGCAAGTCGGAACTGCTGGGCGTCGTCGGGCATGAGATCCGCACGCCGATGACCGGCATCCTGGGGTTCCTCAACCTCATGCGCGACACCCGGCTGACCACCGAGCAGCGCGGGTACCTGGATATCGCGACCTCGTCGTCGCGGGCGCTGCTGGCCCTGCTCGACGACCTGCTGACGCATTCGCGGATCGAGGCCGGGCGCCTCCAGTTGCAACTTGCCGACTGGCATCTCGATTCCCTGCTGCAGGACAGCGCGACGCTGTTTCGGTCGGTCGCCGCCCGGCGCGGGGTGGAGATCACGGTGACGGCGGCGCCGCGGCTGCCGGCCTGGCTGGTCACCGACGGCGTGCGGCTGCGCCAGGTGCTGGGCAACCTGCTGGCCAACGCCGTGCGCATGACCCGGGCCGGACGGATCACGATCACGGCCGATCCGGTCGAAGCGGGGGATGCGTGCTGGCTGCGCATCGCCGTGAGCGACCGGGGGCCGGGCGTGCCGGACGGCGAGAAGACCAGGATATTCGAGCCCTATGTCCAGGGTCGGGCGGCGGCCGAAAGCGGCGAGGGCACGGGCCTGGGCCTGGCGATCTGCCGCCGCCTGCTCGACCTGTTCGGCGGCCGGATCGGGGTGGAGGACGCGCCGGGCGGGGGCGCCTTGTTCTGGTTCACGGTGCCGCTCGTCCCGGCCGTGCGCCCGGCCCCGCTGGCGCTGGCCGGTCCGCCGGCTGCCCGGCTGCGGACCCTGGTGGCGGAGGACAATCCCGCCAACCAGTACCTGGTCCGCCGCTTCCTGGAACGGCTGGGCCACGAGGCGATCATCGTGCCGTCGATCGGCGGTGCTACCGGGCAGCTTGAGGCCGAAGGCTTCGACCTGCTCATCCTCGACCGCCGGCTGGCCGATGCCGACGGCCTGGACCTGCTGCGCTGGGTCCGCGCCCGGCGCGACGGCGATCGCATTTCGATCATCGTCGTGACCGCAGCCGTGGGTGACGAGGCCCGGCAGGAGGCGCTGGCGGCCGGCGCCGATCAGTTTCTCTCCAAGCCCTATGCGATCGAGGATCTGGCCAGCGCCATCGCGCTCGCCCGGACGGCAAGGAACCCATGAACGATTCCCCGCTTCTGCCGCCCATGCCGCCCCTACCGATAGAGCCCGCGCTGATCCAGGGCTACCTCGTCTATCTCGGGCCGGAGGAAACCCGCTCCGTCGTCCAGGAGGTGGCGAGCAGCGCCGAGACGCTGCTGGACCGCATCGCGCTTGCCGTCGCCAGCGCCGACCACGCGCGGACCCGGAACTTGGCGCATGACATCGCCGGGACGTTCGGCAGCCTGGGCCTGGCCATCCATGCCGCGATGGCGCGCGCCATCGAGACCGGGTGCGAGCAGATGGGCGAGGCGGCGCTGGGGCAGCGCATGGCGGCCCTGATGGCCGCGCGCGGGCGGATCGCGCCCTCGGCCCTGGCCTTGCTGGATCGCCTGCTCGCCGAGCCGGGGGACGAACGATGAGCCGCGACCAGTCGGCGCCGGATATCCTGCTGGTCGAGGACGAGCCGAGCCTGGCCCATCTCTATGCCCGCCTGCTGGGTGCCGCCGGCTGGACGGTGGCGACCGCGACGGGTGCCGCCGAGGCGCGGCGCCTGCTGGCGGGCGAGCCGCGAGCCGTCGTCCTCGACCTCAACCTGCCCGACGCCGACGGGATGGAGCTGCTGCAGGAGATCACGGGGCGCCGGCCGGCGCCGACCGTCATCGTCGTCACCGTCCGTGGCTCTATCCGCACGGCGGTCGATGCCATGCGCTTCGGCGCCTACGACTTCCTGGTGAAGCCGGTGGCGTCCGAACGACTGACGACGACGGTGCGCAACGCGCTCGACCGATCGCGGCTGATCCGCCTGGTCGACGACCTGACCGACGGCACGCGCGACGGGCTGGGCGGCATGATCGGCTCGGCCCCGGCGATGCAGGCGGTCTATCGCATGATCCTGATGATCGCCCAGAGTGCGGCGCCCGTGCTCATCACCGGCGAGAGCGGCACCGGCAAGGAGTTGTGCGCGGAGGCCATCCATCGCTTCGGGCGACGGTCCGCGGCGCCGCTGGTTGCCGTCAATTGCGGCGCCATTCCCCAGGCCCTGGCCGAGAGCGAGCTGTTCGGCCATGTCCGCGGCGCCTTCACCGGGGCCACCGCCGATCGCGTCGGCGCCGTCGCCCAGGCGGAGGGCGGGACGCTCTTCCTGGACGAGATCGGCGAGCTGGAGCCCGACCTCCAGGTCAAGCTCCTGCGCTTCACCCAGACCATGACCTATCGCCGGGTCGGCGACGACGGCTCGACGCAGGCCGACATCCGGCTGGTCTGCGCCACCAACCGGCGGCTGGCGGGCGAGGTCGCGGCCGGCCGGTTCCGCGAGGACCTGTTCTATCGCGTGAATGTGCTGGCGATCGACATGCCGCCGCTGCGCGACCGCGACGACGACGTGGTGCGCCTGGCCCGGCATTTCCTCGACCGGTTCGCCGGCGAGGAGGGCAAGCGCTTCGAAGGACTGACGGCCGAGGCCGAGGGCCTGCTGCGCAGCTATCCCTGGCCGGGCAATGTCCGCCAGCTCCAGAACGTCATCCGGGCGCTGGCCGTGCTGGCCCGGCCCGGCACCATCGACGGGGCGACGCTGGCGACCTTCCTGCATGCCGGCGGCGCCGACGTCGCCGCCGCCGCGCCGACGACGGCCGCCCCGGCCCAGCCCGACCCGCGGCTGGTGCGCCCGCTGGCCGAGCTGGAGAATGCGGCGATCGAGGCCGCCCTGGCGGCCTTCGGCGGCAACGTCACCCGGGCTGCGCGCGCGCTCGGTATCGGTCCGGCGACGATCTATCGGAAACGCGGCCGGCCGGGCGGCGTCGATGTCTCAGAATGAGAAAGTCGATCGCGTTGAGGTAGGTAGCTTCTCAATCCGATCGACCTCAGAACGATAAGCCTTATCAATAGATCAGCAATCCCAACGCCTTGACGGCCGGCGACGGGACGGCCCGACCCTTGCCAATGGCTTCCCCATCGGAATGGATGGTTGGAGCGCGAAGATGGCGAGGATCGTGGCCGGAGAAGCCGGCCGGGGCGGGGCGGATCAGGGGTGCGGCTGCGGTGCGTGCCAGGCTGCCTCGGGCGCCGGCGAGGCCGGTGGCCAGGCTGCGGGTCCCTACACTTCGGGCGATCCCGGCGATTCCGGCAATGCCGCGGCGATCCTGTCGGCCGGCGGCGGCTGGTCGACGCGAAATTTGACGTTCAGTTTCGCCAGTGCGGTGCCGGGCTACTACCGCAGCGGTGCATCCGAACGGAACGGCTTCACGGAACTGACGCCGGTCCAGAAGGCGGGCGTGGTGGCGGCACTCGCTCAGATTGAGAAAGTGACAGGGCTTCGCTTCACCGAGGACACGGTGCCGGGCGACGGTCCCGGCGATCTCGTGTTCGGTGGGGCGAAGCTGCCCGACGGCGTCGGCGCCTGGGGCTACCTGCCGCAGGAGTCGCGGATCGGCGGCGATGTCTGGCTGTCGACCGCGTTTGCCAACAACAAGGTGCCCCAGCCGGGCTCGGTCGCCTTCGCCCGCCTGCTGCACGAGATCGGCCACGCGCTGGGCCTGAAGCACAGCGGCGACTATGACAGTACCGGCAAGGATGCCGCCGGCCCGTTCCTGCCCGAGGCCCAGGACAACCGGCAATTCACGATGATGGCCTATGATCCCCACCCGGCCTATGCCGATACCCGGCCCTCGACGCTGCTGGCCTTCGATATCGCGGCCCTGCAGTCGCTGTACGGCGCCAACCCGACGACCGGGCTGGGCGACACCGTCTACGAATGGGCGCCGGACCGGGCGGTGATCGCGGCCATCTGGGATGCCGGTGGCCAGGATCGGCTGGACGCGTCGAACCACGACCGCGCCGTCACGCTCGACCTCCGTCCCGGCCAGTTCAGCTCGGTCGGCGCGACCGATGCCGGGGCGCCCGGTCGCGACAACATCGCCATCGCCTTCGGCACCCGGATCGAGGATGCGACCGGCGGCCGTGGCGGCGACCGTATCGTCGGCAACGACTTGGCCAATCGACTCGACGGCGGCGGCGGCGACGACACGATCGCCGGCGGCCTCGGCGACGACACGATCCTGGGTGGCGCGGGGCAGGACCTGGCCCGGTTCGCCGGCCAGCGCAGCCAGTACGAACTGGGCTGGGACGACGAATGGCTGGTGGTGGCCGGCCCGGACGGCCGCGACCGCCTGCTGGCGGTGGAGCGCCTGGCCTTCGACGACCAGGAGATCGAAGTGCCCGTTGCGCCGGTGGTTGGCGCCCCGGCTCCGGCCCCGGCCGCGCTGTTGCCGTCGCCCGGCCTCTCGGCCGACGACGTCATGCTGGTCGAGGGGCATGCCGGGCAGCGCATCGCGACGGTGACGGTGCGCCTCGACCACGCCTCGGATGGGCCGGTCACGGTCGACTGGCTGACCTGGGGCCTGACCGCCCGGAAAGGGCAGGACTATGTCGGCGACGAAGGCACGCTCGTCTTCGCGGCCGGCCAGACCGAGGCCGCGATCGCGGTCAGGATCATCGGCGACCGCGTGCGCGAGGCCGAGGAGGCGCTGGAGATCCGGTTCCAGAATGCGGTCGGCGCCGCCATCGCCGACGACCGGGCGCGCATCACCATCCGCGACGATGACGGCCCGCTGGTTGGCCTCCTGGGCGATCGGGGCGACGATGCGATGCCGGCGGCCTATGCCGACCCCTGGCTCTTCTGAACCTGGCGGAGGCGGCCGCGCGCATTGACATGCGGGCGGCCGGCGAAGACGGTGCGCCCCATGACGCCCCCCGACAGTCCGGCCGACCCGGCACCTTTCTGGAAGACCAAGCGACTCGGCCAGATGACGCCGGCCGAATGGGAATCGCTGTGCGACGGCTGCGGCCGCTGCTGCCTGCTGAAGTTCTACGAGCCCGAAGAAGACCGGTATCTCTTCACCGATGTCGCCTGCCGCCTGCTGGACCTGGAAACTTGCCGCTGTTCGAGCTATGCGACGCGGCAATCGATCGTGAAGGACTGCATCAAGCTGACGCCGCGCAACATCCGCCGGCTGCGCTGGGTGCCGCCGACCTGCGCCTACCGCCTGGTGGCGGAGGGTCGCGATCTCTATTGGTGGCATCCGCTGGTATCGGGCGACCCGGAAACGGTCCACGCCGCCGGCATCTCCGCGCGCGGCCGCATCGTCTCCGAGACGGGCGTGCCCGAGGAGGCGCTCGAGGAGCGGATCGTCGCCTGGCCATCGGAGCGACCATGAGCGACCCTGCAAAGCCTGACACCGTCACCACGGAGCGGCTGACCCTCCGTCCCTTCACCCTGGACGACCTGCCGGCCTATGTCCGCATCCGCGACGAGGCGTCGGTGCGCGGCTGGCTGCGCTCGCCCGACGAGCCGGCGGCCGTGATCGCCGAGCGTTCGCTGCGGCATTTCATGGACGAGTGGGACCAGCGCGGCTACGGCCCCTGGGCCGTCATCGACCGCCGCACCGGCGACCTCCTGGGCCATCACGGCCTGCGCCGCCTGCCGGAGTTCGATGGCGAGACCGAGATCCTCTACACCCTGACCGAGCGGGTGCGCCGCCAGGGCATCGGCGTCGAGGCCGGGCGGGCGGCACTTGCCTACGGTTTCGAGACGCTGGGGCTCGACCGGGTCATGGCGATCACCCTGCACGACAACCTGGCCTCGCGCGGGGTGATGGAGCGGCTGGGCCTGACCTATCGGCGGGATACCGTCTTCAAGGGCCACGACGTCGTCTATTACGCGCTCGACCGGGAAGACTGGCTGGCGGCCAAGGCCGCGTAGGCCCGCCCGCGCTTGCGGCGGGTGGCGGTCGGGCCTACCTTCGCCCGACCCCATCTGCCGGAGAAGAGTGCCCATGTCCGCCGTCGCCGCCGTGCGCCGCAGCCCGCCGACCGAGGCGCTGCTCGACCATCTGCGCCAACTCCTGGGGGACCGGCTGTCGATCGCGATGGCGGTGCGCGAGCAGCATGGGCGGGACGAATCCTACCATGTGACCGCGCCACCCGACGCCGTCGCCTTCGCGCGCTCGACCGAAGAGGTGAGCCAGATCGTGAAGGCGTGCGCCGCGGCCGGCGTGCCCGTCATTCCCTTCGGCACCGGCACCTCGCTCGAAGGGCATGTGGCGGCCCTCCATGGCGGCATCTGCCTCGACGTCAGCCAGATGAAGGAGGTGCTGCGGGTATCGACCGCCGACCTCGACTGCACCGTGCAGGCGGGCGTCACCCGCAAGCAGTTGAACGAGCACCTGCGCGACACCGGCCTCTTCTTCCCGATCGACCCCGGCGCCGACGCCTCGCTGGGCGGCATGGCGGCCACCCGCGCGTCGGGCACCAACGCCGTGCGCTACGGCACGATGCGCGAGAACGTGCTGGGCCTGACGGTGGTGCTGGCCGATGGTCGCGTCATCCGCACGGGCGGGCGGGCACGCAAGTCGGCCGCGGGCTACGACCTGACCCGCCTGTTCGTCGGTTCCGAAGGCACGCTCGGCGTCATCACCGAGGTGACGCTGCGGCTCTATGGCGTGCCGGAGGCGATGGCGGCCGCCGTCTGCTCGTTCCCGACCCTGGCCGGCGCCGTCGATACCACCATCCTCACCATCCAGTCCGGCATCCCGATCGCCCGCATCGAGCTTCTCGACGAGGTGCAGATGGACGCGATCAACCGCTACTCCAAGCTGGACTACCCCTTGCAGCCGACCCTCTTCTGCGAATTCCACGGCACCGAGGCCGGGGTGGCCGAGCAGTCGGAGATGGTGAAGGCGATCGCGGCCGAGCAGGGTGCTGCCGACTTCCAGTGGGCGACCAAGCCCGAGGACCGCTCGC encodes:
- a CDS encoding FAD-linked oxidase C-terminal domain-containing protein; protein product: MSAVAAVRRSPPTEALLDHLRQLLGDRLSIAMAVREQHGRDESYHVTAPPDAVAFARSTEEVSQIVKACAAAGVPVIPFGTGTSLEGHVAALHGGICLDVSQMKEVLRVSTADLDCTVQAGVTRKQLNEHLRDTGLFFPIDPGADASLGGMAATRASGTNAVRYGTMRENVLGLTVVLADGRVIRTGGRARKSAAGYDLTRLFVGSEGTLGVITEVTLRLYGVPEAMAAAVCSFPTLAGAVDTTILTIQSGIPIARIELLDEVQMDAINRYSKLDYPLQPTLFCEFHGTEAGVAEQSEMVKAIAAEQGAADFQWATKPEDRSRLWAARHTAYYAAISLRPGAKGWATDVCVPISRLAECILETKKDIIASRLLAPIVGHVGDGNFHLAFIIDPNDADEIARAQALNERMVHRALAMGGTCTGEHGIGYGKMEFLTAEHGEAVSVMRMLKRALDPDNIMNPGKIVSV